Genomic segment of Mucilaginibacter sabulilitoris:
TAAGAGTTCCAACGGAGGTGTTCGGATATTAAAAGGGAAAAGAATTGTCATCAATACCGGCACTCACGCTGCAATAGGAACCACACCTGGCTTGCAAGATGCTAACCCTTTGACCCATGTGGAAGCACTGGAGTTGAACTTGGTGCCAGAACATTTTATCATTTTAGGTGGGGGCTTTGTTGGGATTGAATTTGCGCAGGCAATGCGTCGCTTTGGTAGCAAAGTGACACTGATCGAACGTAACGGGAGTTTGATTCATCGCGAGGATGATGATATCTCGGAAGAATTATATAATGTCTTAAGCGAGGAAGGAGTTGATATCATAACAAGTGCTCATATTGTAAGCGTGGAAGGTAAATCGGGCCAATTCGTTAAAATCAATTATATGCAAAAAGACATGACCAAGGTGATTGAAGGATCGCATTTAATGGTTGCCGCAGGCCGTATTCCGAATACCAGCGGAATTGGGTTAGAGCTAGCTGGAATTGAAGTCACTCGTCATGGTTACATTAAAGTAAATGACCGCCTGGAAACCACCGCCACCGATGTTTGGGCAGCTGGAGAATGTGCAGGCAGTCCGCACTTTACACACATTTCAGAAAATGATTTCCACGTTGTTGTTGACAATATATTAGGTGGAAACAAAGTAACAACTGGCAGGCAAGTACCTTTTTGTATGTTTACAGATCCTGAACTTGCCAGAATTGGTTTAAGTGAGAAAGAAGCTCAAGAACAAGGGGTTGCGTATAGATTGGCGAAAATTCCTTTTGGCGCAATACTACGCACGAGAACACTTTCAGAAACCAAAGGTTTTATGAAGGCTCTTGTTGATACAGAAAGTGATCGCATCCTCGGATTCTGTGCTTTTGGGGTAGAAGCAGGGGAACTGTTGGCGCCGGTCCAAGTCGTTATGTCGGCGCAATTGCCTTATACCATATTACGCGATATGATATTTTCTCATCCCACAATGGCGGAAGGCTTGAATTCTCTGTTTGGAAGCGTGCCCGCCAGGTAAATTATTATTGGCAAGGATGAAAATAAGAAAAGGCAGGGTAGCACCATCCTGTCTTTTCTTATTTAGAAGGTTTTACCGTTACTGTTATTTATTAAAAAGTTCCTGCAACTTTTTTTGTAATGCGTCTCCGGTTAAGTTTCGGTCTATAATTTTTCCGTCCGGATCTATTAAAAAATTCTGAGGAATGCCAGAGATATTAAAGGCTTGAGCCACCGGGCTTTTAAAACCTTTCAGGTCAGAAACTTGAAGCCATGTAATATGGTCATCCTCAATAGCTTTTCGCCATTTTTCTTTATTGCCGGGGCCGTCCAAAGAAACTCCCAGGATAATAAAGTTTTTCCCTTTATACTTAGCAACTTGGTTTACCAGGTTGGGATTTTCCAGACGACAAGGATAACACCATGAGGCCCAAAAATCGAGTAACACATAATTCCCCTTTAACGATGAAAGACTTATACTTTTACCAGCAATATCGGGAAGTGAAAAGTTGGGTGCCAATGTACCATTGGCGAGTTCCAATAGCCTATCGATTTTAATTTTAAGGTTTCTTCCACGCAGAGTTTGTTTTAAATTCAGCGAAAGATTCTTGAAAAGATTTGCAATCTCTTTGATATCAATTTTGGTATAAGTCAAATTAGCCAGTTCTATCAAGCTGACCGGCGATGTCGGATGATCTTTGATGAATGTCATCGTCACATTTAAGGATTGCTGCCGATATATCGTTAACAAGCTATCCAGGTTTCTTCGTCTCTCGATAGGACTATTTGAACTTAGCTGGTCCTTTGCCCGCGATAATGAATCATATTTATTACTAATCGGTTCATGTTTACGAATAAATATCTCATAGTCTTCATTAGCTCGATTCCCGCTTATAGACGAATATTTTATTGAGTCTTTTAATATAGATACTTTTATAACTCCTTCTTCAAGGTAAATATTTTTCATGTCTCCGGAATTTTCCAGGCCGTCTCCTTTCTTATTGAGAAAAATATAAGCGAGCACTGGAAAATCACCTTTAACTTTAATGTTAAAAGCTCCTTGTTTGATCGATGCGGAATCAACTATTTTCTTTTGTTGTTCATAACGCACCAAGTAAACTTTTGCGCCATTCTGAATTGTCGGGGCTTTACCTTGTATTTCTGACTGATTTCCTTGCGCTAATACAAACTGTGGTAAAGTAAAGATTAGGTATAAAATTTTTTTGAACATTTGAATATATTAGAATGGTTACATTACAAATATTGACTTACAGATAAATTCTTTGTTGCATTCGTATAAGTTCGAGCATACATCAATGAGTTCCAAAATGGTTAACAAGATATAGGGACAAGCTTAGAGAAATTATATCCTTAAATAGGAACAAGCCATTCAGACTCATATAACTCATCCCATTAATGTGAGCAATTACTCCAGGAGTAGACAAAAACATAGTACTGGTGATAAAAAACATCAGGGTCGCGATTAATCCTCCCACCATGCCAAATTTGGGCTTGATATAACCAATTAAGATTAAAAGTGCCGCCCCGATTTCAGTCGCCCCAATGATATCTGAACCAACATACGGGCCAAAAACTTTGAAATGCCAACTGATCAGAGGACTGTTTGATACTAGGGGTGTAATGCTCTCTGCTCCAGAAGCGGTCATTTTAAACAACCCTCCCCAAATAAGCATTACAATCATACCTGCACTACCAATAAAGAAAGGTATATCATGCTGACCGATCCAAATGGCAACTTTTTCTAAGCTGGTTTTATTTATTAAAGTGAACTTATTGTTCCTAACCTGTTTTGTTGTTGATTTTAATGACGGTTTCATTGGTGATTGATTTGATATTTCAAATATCCAGGGAACGAGGCATTCAAAAAAGGCATTAACTGCCCGACAACAGGTTCGAATTGCCCGAGTTAATCCCAATCCACGAAGATGTGAGATGTCCCTCTTATTGTAAATATAATCCCGCTGCATCCACGGATGTAACATGAACTCAGTCTTTGTTCGGGCCATACATCGGCGCTTATTATACCAGAAGCCGCCAAGGATATAATTTGAAGGTATCGTCATCAAAAGCCTAATGTACAAAAGATTACAAACCGTCTTCAACGTCCCCAAGAAGCCTAATGAAAGGCAAAAGTTGAAGTTTGAGCAATACGAGAATTGGTATCAAGTATTTGGCGGCGTCGTTTGTAAGGGGAAAAAGTGTCTGCATTTGGGAACCGAAATGCTTAAAAAAGATGGCCCGGGTAGTTTGTCCGCTACATAACCTTACCGCCGACGTTGAAACTTTAGTTATAAAGCCATTAGCAATCTAAGAAATTATTGAGGTCTTCGAACACAACCATTTGAATATTCTTTTGTTGTTAATTGGCATACTCCTGCCATATGAAA
This window contains:
- a CDS encoding dihydrolipoyl dehydrogenase family protein, which encodes MSEENTLNQYPDTEEYDLVVLGSGAAGKLISWTLGKKGMKIAVVERQYVGGACPNIACLPSKNIIHSAKVANYVRQSESFGITKEKWQIDMSAVRERKRRMVTDLVNIHHDLYKQSGVDLIMGEGQFVAPKTLSVKSSNGGVRILKGKRIVINTGTHAAIGTTPGLQDANPLTHVEALELNLVPEHFIILGGGFVGIEFAQAMRRFGSKVTLIERNGSLIHREDDDISEELYNVLSEEGVDIITSAHIVSVEGKSGQFVKINYMQKDMTKVIEGSHLMVAAGRIPNTSGIGLELAGIEVTRHGYIKVNDRLETTATDVWAAGECAGSPHFTHISENDFHVVVDNILGGNKVTTGRQVPFCMFTDPELARIGLSEKEAQEQGVAYRLAKIPFGAILRTRTLSETKGFMKALVDTESDRILGFCAFGVEAGELLAPVQVVMSAQLPYTILRDMIFSHPTMAEGLNSLFGSVPAR
- a CDS encoding TlpA disulfide reductase family protein; this translates as MFKKILYLIFTLPQFVLAQGNQSEIQGKAPTIQNGAKVYLVRYEQQKKIVDSASIKQGAFNIKVKGDFPVLAYIFLNKKGDGLENSGDMKNIYLEEGVIKVSILKDSIKYSSISGNRANEDYEIFIRKHEPISNKYDSLSRAKDQLSSNSPIERRRNLDSLLTIYRQQSLNVTMTFIKDHPTSPVSLIELANLTYTKIDIKEIANLFKNLSLNLKQTLRGRNLKIKIDRLLELANGTLAPNFSLPDIAGKSISLSSLKGNYVLLDFWASWCYPCRLENPNLVNQVAKYKGKNFIILGVSLDGPGNKEKWRKAIEDDHITWLQVSDLKGFKSPVAQAFNISGIPQNFLIDPDGKIIDRNLTGDALQKKLQELFNK
- a CDS encoding DUF417 family protein; translation: MKPSLKSTTKQVRNNKFTLINKTSLEKVAIWIGQHDIPFFIGSAGMIVMLIWGGLFKMTASGAESITPLVSNSPLISWHFKVFGPYVGSDIIGATEIGAALLILIGYIKPKFGMVGGLIATLMFFITSTMFLSTPGVIAHINGMSYMSLNGLFLFKDIISLSLSLYLVNHFGTH